From one Drosophila subpulchrella strain 33 F10 #4 breed RU33 chromosome 3L, RU_Dsub_v1.1 Primary Assembly, whole genome shotgun sequence genomic stretch:
- the LOC119555125 gene encoding polycystin-2-like, which produces MAKKDSNAIFYVTLVIIAVCGYCIWNFSGFNHEGAKFNMILVAFIAVTVIQIVVYTPIKYTIMSVDAACWPDHQPPVTPDKKAKVETFMDKVRLRLRSLKSELMITESHRNEKLNQQYRLIEGELVLTGMLFIMIFGMAVVLVDQLLYYNTESVENLFAFDRKHEVGLSQMVVLPEVYTFIELCLIMAFTDNSNKGHGAPWIHAEPVRMLGVVRLKQFRTENSRVGLSKPVFTKKDFSEGWLPYKRVPYTDKYWPIYEPWLSVVYSFEEKVLGDAYHGHFITYPETEGYQTLLSDTRTKSQMILKYLKEKKWLDYNTSALFIDFTLYNADANIFSVCRLWIEQFPFGNIHSHLDIDSEIFVEQMRSLSGFAMLVLFIFVIVWLQFAKVFFVKVWFEPRALKTLWIQVDALIIVLTLLVSVILAIRDNLVQSMIQNIEICVMVEFIDFRKPERLTYYADILKGFSIALVTMRLWKVLQFSGTFQLFTKSFSMAWQSLIWTMVVTIIFIVAIALTTVTINGNHITTFMDLTKGIVTVSCFAFGFTQVLNPPDLFFGGELLGIILYAIMGFVVKYLLINLIISMMRDQMAIAKANRDRVVLHRISFWEFLRVEYADFINRTLKLAHLKKRYYRKNRTVAENIDRKMQHQERMAEILNRSEHYPRMIPEKRRDEELLQLKYRERIERTITMGAILQTQMELIERLMFGDDDGKLPNLDLAEENVPSTQKD; this is translated from the coding sequence ATGGCGAAGAAAGATAGTAACGCCATATTCTATGTGACCCTGGTAATAATAGCCGTATGTGGCTACTGTATCTGGAATTTCTCCGGCTTCAACCATGAAGGCGCCAAGTTCAACATGATCCTGGTGGCGTTCATAGCAGTAACGGTAATACAGATCGTGGTTTATACCCCCATCAAGTATACGATAATGTCCGTCGATGCAGCCTGCTGGCCAGACCATCAACCCCCTGTGACGCCCGATAAAAAAGCCAAGGTGGAGACCTTTATGGACAAGGTAAGACTAAGACTTCGGTCGTTGAAAAGTGAGCTGATGATTACGGAAAGCCATCGAAATGAGAAGCTCAACCAGCAGTACCGCTTGATAGAAGGAGAACTCGTTCTGACAGGCATGCTATTTATAATGATCTTCGGCATGGCCGTTGTGTTAGTCGATCAGTTGCTTTACTATAATACGGAATCCGTTGAGAATCTCTTCGCGTTTGACCGCAAGCATGAGGTCGGACTATCACAAATGGTAGTTCTACCGGAAGTCTACACCTTCATCGAGCTCTGCCTGATCATGGCCTTTACGGATAATAGCAACAAGGGACACGGGGCGCCTTGGATTCATGCGGAGCCAGTCCGAATGTTGGGTGTGGTGAGATTAAAGCAGTTCAGAACGGAAAACAGCCGCGTAGGTCTAAGCAAACCGGTTTTCACTAAGAAGGACTTTTCGGAAGGTTGGTTGCCATATAAAAGGGTCCCCTATACGGATAAATACTGGCCGATCTACGAGCCCTGGCTGTCGGTGGTCTACAGCTTTGAAGAGAAAGTCTTGGGCGACGCTTACCATGGACATTTTATTACTTATCCGGAAACGGAGGGATACCAAACACTTCTCTCGGACACCCGAACTAAAAGTCAGATGATTCTTAAATACTTGAAGGAGAAAAAATGGCTAGATTATAATACGAGTGCTCTATTTATAGACTTCACTCTGTACAATGCGGATGCGAACATCTTTAGCGTATGCAGATTGTGGATAGAGCAGTTTCCCTTCGGCAACATCCACTCGCATTTGGATATCGATAGTGAGATTTTCGTGGAGCAAATGCGAAGTTTGTCTGGTTTTGCAATGCTTGTGTTGTTTATCTTCGTTATTGTATGGCTGCAGTTCGCCAAGGTGTTTTTTGTCAAGGTCTGGTTCGAGCCCCGTGCCTTAAAAACCCTGTGGATCCAGGTGGATGCCCTGATTATAGTACTCACCCTCCTGGTTTCTGTAATTTTAGCCATCCGGGATAACTTGGTTCAATCAATGatacaaaatattgaaatctgCGTGATGGTTGAGTTTATAGATTTTCGAAAACCTGAGCGACTCACGTACTACGCTGATATTCTAAAGGGTTTCTCCATAGCTCTGGTCACCATGCGACTTTGGAAGGTGTTGCAGTTTTCCGGCACCTTTCAGTTATTCACTAAAAGCTTTTCTATGGCATGGCAATCGCTTATTTGGACAATGGTAGTAACCATCATATTTATTGTCGCCATTGCCCTTACCACCGTCACAATTAACGGAAATCATATCACCACCTTCATGGACTTGACCAAGGGCATTGTAACTGTCAGTTGTTTTGCCTTCGGCTTTACTCAAGTTTTGAATCCACCAGATCTGTTTTTCGGTGGAGAGCTGTTGGGCATTATATTATATGCCATAATGGGATTCGTAGTCAAGTATTTGCTGATCAATTTGATTATATCCATGATGAGGGATCAAATGGCAATCGCCAAAGCGAACAGGGACAGGGTAGTATTGCACCGCATATCGTTTTGGGAATTTCTTCGCGTGGAATATGCCGATTTTATTAATCGTACTCTAAAGTTGGCCCACTTAAAGAAGAGGTATTatcggaaaaatcgaacagtGGCAGAAAATATAGATCGAAAAATGCAGCATCAAGAGCGAATGGCTGAAATACTGAATAGAAGTGAGCATTACCCTAGAATGATCCCCGAAAAGCGGAGAGACGAGGAACTGCTTCAATTAAAATATAGGGAGCGTATCGAGCGAACCATAACCATGGGCGCGATTCTGCAAACGCAAATGGAGCTTATTGAGAGGCTAATGTTCGGGGATGATGATGGAAAGCTGCCAAATTTGGACCTAGCTGAGGAGAATGTTCCGTCAACTCAAAAAGactaa